The Octadecabacter arcticus 238 genome contains a region encoding:
- a CDS encoding anhydro-N-acetylmuramic acid kinase, which produces MLKDQVVRVVGAMSGTSLDGVDAAEIVTDGHVIFEFGNTAFRPYTQAQVTVLRAALGKWPEDEIADVFELIETVHAQVLTGFADADLVGFHGQTLAHDPKGRGTHQAGDGSVLANVLDKTVVWDFRSTDVQMGGEGAPLAPFYHFALVKKMGVTDPIVILNLGGVGNITWIDPSLPLPHSDGALLAFDTGPANAPINDLMQARLGQSFDLDGKLAAKGTVDQGIVDQFLQHPFFFRMPPKSLDRDAFAGLSDAVADLSDADAAATLTMACAASVAQGLQACTSAPSRMFVTGGGRRNPTLMRMIADACSVPVAPIEDAGFDGDMLEAQAFAYLAVRVAKGLPTSASGTTGVRAAVGGGTVSRPSKS; this is translated from the coding sequence ATGTTGAAAGATCAGGTGGTGCGTGTCGTTGGTGCCATGTCTGGCACATCGCTGGACGGTGTCGATGCCGCCGAGATCGTGACGGATGGACATGTGATTTTCGAGTTTGGAAACACCGCGTTTCGCCCCTACACGCAGGCCCAAGTGACTGTCTTGCGCGCGGCACTTGGTAAGTGGCCAGAAGATGAGATCGCGGATGTTTTCGAGCTGATTGAAACGGTCCATGCGCAGGTTCTAACCGGTTTCGCCGACGCCGATTTGGTCGGCTTTCATGGTCAGACTTTGGCCCACGATCCAAAGGGGCGTGGCACGCATCAGGCGGGTGATGGGAGCGTTTTGGCCAATGTTCTGGACAAAACTGTGGTCTGGGATTTTCGCAGTACTGACGTGCAAATGGGTGGTGAGGGCGCGCCTCTGGCGCCGTTTTATCACTTCGCGCTTGTCAAAAAGATGGGGGTGACGGATCCGATTGTTATTCTGAACTTGGGCGGTGTTGGCAATATCACTTGGATTGACCCCAGTCTGCCATTGCCGCACAGCGACGGGGCTTTGCTGGCGTTTGATACAGGGCCGGCCAACGCACCGATCAATGATTTGATGCAGGCGCGGTTGGGGCAGTCGTTTGATCTGGATGGAAAATTGGCGGCCAAGGGAACGGTTGATCAAGGCATCGTTGATCAATTTTTGCAGCACCCGTTTTTCTTTCGGATGCCGCCAAAGTCGCTGGACCGCGATGCATTTGCGGGCCTTTCCGACGCTGTCGCAGACCTGTCGGACGCGGACGCCGCCGCAACTTTGACCATGGCCTGCGCCGCGTCTGTCGCGCAGGGATTGCAAGCCTGCACCAGCGCGCCGTCACGCATGTTCGTGACGGGTGGCGGGCGGCGCAACCCAACGCTGATGCGGATGATCGCAGACGCATGCTCCGTTCCCGTTGCCCCTATTGAAGACGCAGGATTTGACGGCGACATGCTGGAAGCGCAGGCGTTTGCCTATCTTGCCGTGCGCGTCGCCAAAGGCTTGCCGACCAGCGCGTCAGGCACCACGGGT
- the tyrS gene encoding tyrosine--tRNA ligase, with amino-acid sequence MTYHPKSDFIRVMIERGFLADCTDYQGLDEAFAAGVVPAYIGFDATAKSLHVGSLIQIMMLRWLQKTGHQPITLMGGGTTKVGDPSFRADERPLLTADQIDDNISGIKKVFAAYIDYDTGAANSALMLNNAKWLDGLNYLDFLRDIGKHFSVNRMLSFESVKSRLDREQSLSFLEFNYMILQAYDFLELNRRYGCKLQMGGSDQWGNIVNGIDLTRRVLDHQIFGLTSPLLTTSDGKKMGKSLSGAIWLNDEILSSYEFWQFWRNTTDADVGRFLKLYTELPVEECDRLGALEGVEINEAKIILANEVTALLHGTDAAQAAEKTAKEVFEKGGVGDDLPTLTLATSDVASGISIVQLIVKSGLAGSGKEAKRLISEGGAKMNDDILTDAGLMIDAADLATPIKLSAGKKRHALVQLG; translated from the coding sequence ATGACGTATCATCCCAAATCAGATTTTATCCGCGTGATGATCGAACGCGGGTTCCTAGCCGATTGTACGGACTATCAAGGTCTGGATGAGGCATTTGCCGCAGGCGTGGTGCCCGCCTACATCGGTTTTGATGCGACGGCGAAGTCGCTGCACGTGGGATCGTTGATTCAGATCATGATGCTGCGCTGGTTGCAAAAGACCGGCCACCAACCGATTACGCTAATGGGCGGCGGCACTACAAAAGTCGGCGATCCGTCGTTTCGCGCCGATGAACGCCCTTTGCTGACGGCAGATCAGATCGACGACAACATTTCGGGCATCAAAAAGGTTTTTGCGGCCTACATTGACTACGATACGGGTGCCGCCAACAGCGCGCTGATGTTGAACAATGCCAAATGGCTGGACGGGCTGAACTACCTCGATTTTCTGCGCGACATCGGCAAGCATTTTTCGGTGAACCGGATGCTGAGTTTCGAATCCGTGAAGTCGCGACTGGATCGCGAACAGAGTCTTAGTTTCCTTGAATTCAACTACATGATCCTGCAAGCCTACGATTTCTTGGAATTGAACCGTCGCTACGGCTGCAAATTGCAGATGGGTGGCAGCGATCAATGGGGCAATATCGTCAACGGTATCGACCTGACGCGTCGCGTTTTGGACCACCAGATTTTCGGCCTGACATCGCCACTTTTGACCACCAGCGACGGTAAAAAGATGGGCAAATCCCTGTCTGGTGCAATCTGGTTAAACGACGAAATACTCAGTTCTTATGAATTCTGGCAGTTCTGGCGCAACACCACGGACGCAGATGTGGGTCGTTTCCTCAAGCTTTATACGGAACTTCCGGTTGAGGAATGTGACCGCCTTGGCGCGCTTGAAGGGGTTGAAATCAACGAGGCCAAGATCATCCTCGCCAACGAAGTCACAGCCCTTCTTCATGGAACAGATGCCGCGCAAGCTGCTGAAAAAACTGCGAAAGAAGTGTTCGAGAAGGGTGGCGTCGGCGATGATCTCCCAACGCTGACTTTGGCCACGTCTGACGTGGCGAGCGGTATTTCGATTGTGCAGCTCATCGTAAAATCCGGGCTGGCTGGCAGCGGCAAAGAAGCCAAAAGACTGATTTCGGAGGGTGGTGCCAAAATGAACGACGATATATTGACCGATGCCGGCCTGATGATTGACGCAGCCGACCTTGCAACGCCGATAAAACTAAGTGCGGGCAAAAAGCGCCACG